The following proteins come from a genomic window of Thermodesulfovibrionales bacterium:
- a CDS encoding ATP-binding protein, whose protein sequence is DISSELIKRGLHYGMLTARREIIEQTIDALMTAEGVKAVRIFDTEGRIFYSSNREDVGKLVDKQTDVTKSLSLGRLSNRERAINFIKPIPNEPACYTAPCHRHSSSQSILGFIETSFSTASVDSLIRKNRINTIIYGASFIALISVVLCFILWKFVSKPLGLLEEGMKNIAKGNLDHRIDIKTKDEMGLLAQTFNSMAQELKESRQKLEQWTKCLEEEVEKKTLEIKKAQEQLINAEKLASLGRMAAGFAHELNSPLTGIITFAHLIMKKIPEHDKELREEVQVIIDQAERCSKIIKGLLGFARKTGYEKTLTDINSLIERTVMMVKNQAKFHNIEFKLDLDRNLPSITVDAHQIEQVFLNLLINAADAMNERGTITIASRIIRGEVEPLREQIELEFTDTGPGIPEEYLSKIFEPFFTTKPPGKGTGLGLSVSYGIIKRHGGTIFVKSVPGKGASFFIRLPVKESENEIKSDS, encoded by the coding sequence GATATATCCTCAGAACTAATAAAAAGAGGCCTCCACTATGGAATGCTCACTGCAAGAAGGGAAATAATAGAGCAGACCATAGATGCTTTAATGACAGCAGAAGGTGTTAAGGCAGTCAGGATATTTGATACAGAGGGAAGGATATTCTACTCATCAAATCGTGAGGATGTGGGCAAATTAGTTGATAAACAAACAGATGTAACTAAAAGCTTGAGCTTGGGAAGATTGTCAAATAGAGAGAGGGCAATAAACTTTATAAAGCCAATACCGAATGAACCAGCCTGTTATACAGCTCCCTGCCACAGGCACAGCAGCTCTCAGTCAATCCTGGGATTTATAGAGACGAGTTTCAGCACAGCCTCAGTGGATTCCCTTATCAGAAAAAACAGGATAAATACAATTATATACGGTGCGTCTTTTATTGCCCTGATTTCTGTTGTTTTATGTTTTATACTCTGGAAATTTGTCTCAAAACCGCTTGGACTTCTTGAGGAGGGGATGAAGAATATTGCAAAAGGAAATCTTGACCACAGGATTGATATAAAGACAAAGGACGAAATGGGACTTCTTGCTCAGACATTTAATTCCATGGCTCAGGAGCTGAAGGAATCGAGACAGAAACTTGAACAGTGGACAAAATGTCTTGAAGAGGAGGTTGAGAAGAAGACCCTTGAGATCAAGAAGGCACAGGAACAGCTGATTAATGCAGAAAAACTTGCATCCCTTGGAAGGATGGCAGCAGGCTTTGCCCACGAGCTGAACAGTCCCCTCACAGGTATAATCACCTTTGCCCATCTGATCATGAAGAAGATCCCTGAGCATGATAAAGAGCTGAGAGAGGAAGTTCAGGTAATCATAGACCAGGCTGAGAGATGCAGTAAGATTATAAAGGGCCTTCTTGGTTTTGCAAGGAAGACAGGATATGAAAAGACCCTTACTGATATAAATTCACTAATTGAGCGCACAGTTATGATGGTCAAAAACCAGGCTAAATTCCATAATATAGAGTTTAAATTGGACCTTGACAGGAATCTTCCTAGCATTACGGTGGATGCCCATCAAATAGAGCAGGTATTTTTAAATCTTCTTATAAATGCTGCTGATGCCATGAATGAAAGAGGTACCATTACAATAGCCTCACGAATTATTAGAGGCGAGGTAGAACCCCTGAGGGAGCAGATAGAGCTTGAATTTACTGACACAGGACCCGGGATTCCTGAGGAATACCTGTCAAAGATATTTGAGCCCTTTTTTACCACAAAGCCACCAGGTAAAGGCACAGGGCTTGGCCTTTCTGTAAGTTATGGAATAATAAAGAGACATGGTGGAACTATATTTGTAAAGAGTGTCCCCGGAAAGGGTGCAAGCTTTTTTATCAGATTACCCGTTAAGGAGAGTGAAAATGAGATTAAGTCAGACAGTTGA
- a CDS encoding ATP-binding protein, whose translation MRLSQTVEGSFSLIGGDFSNGGAASCELKSILERLGLPEDIIQRATISAFEAEMNVIIHAIAGTMVYSVTPERIKIVVTDMGPGIPDIELAMQEGYSTAPDWVKEMGWGAGMGLPNMKKNADVFNIDTVVGEGTTVELIIYIPREWRRDETQ comes from the coding sequence ATGAGATTAAGTCAGACAGTTGAGGGTAGCTTTTCCCTTATAGGAGGAGATTTTTCAAATGGTGGTGCAGCTTCCTGTGAGCTTAAATCTATACTTGAAAGGCTTGGTCTTCCAGAGGATATAATCCAGAGGGCTACCATCTCTGCCTTTGAGGCAGAGATGAATGTCATCATCCATGCCATAGCAGGAACAATGGTTTATTCTGTTACTCCTGAGAGGATAAAGATAGTTGTGACAGACATGGGTCCAGGTATTCCTGATATAGAGCTTGCTATGCAGGAGGGATATTCTACAGCTCCTGACTGGGTGAAGGAGATGGGATGGGGTGCTGGCATGGGTCTTCCAAATATGAAAAAGAATGCAGATGTCTTTAATATAGATACAGTTGTGGGAGAGGGTACAACAGTTGAATTGATAATTTATATTCCCAGAGAATGGAGGAGAGATGAAACTCAGTGA
- a CDS encoding DRTGG domain-containing protein codes for MKLSEIASNLNLEPLNDKYQDREVKGAYVSDLLSDVMANARPGEIWITLQIHINIVAVAVLKNLPAIIITNNRKPDEETLKKASQEGIAIFKTGLSTFETAGRLYKLLIE; via the coding sequence ATGAAACTCAGTGAGATTGCCAGTAACTTAAATCTTGAACCACTTAATGATAAATACCAGGACAGAGAGGTAAAGGGAGCCTATGTAAGCGACCTACTTTCCGATGTAATGGCCAATGCAAGGCCTGGTGAGATCTGGATAACCCTTCAGATACACATAAATATTGTTGCAGTTGCTGTCCTTAAGAATCTACCAGCCATTATTATTACAAATAACAGAAAACCTGATGAGGAGACCTTAAAGAAGGCTTCTCAAGAAGGTATTGCCATATTTAAAACAGGACTATCCACCTTTGAAACAGCGGGCAGACTTTATAAACTTCTCATAGAATAA